The following proteins come from a genomic window of Macaca fascicularis isolate 582-1 chromosome 8, T2T-MFA8v1.1:
- the SCX gene encoding basic helix-loop-helix transcription factor scleraxis — translation MSFATLRPAPPGRYLYPEVSPLSEDEDRGSDSSGSDEKPCRVHAARCGLQGARRRAGGRRAGGGGPGGRPGREPRQRHTANARERDRTNSVNTAFTALRTLIPTEPADRKLSKIETLRLASSYISHLGNVLLAGEACGDGQPCHSGPAFFHAARAGSPPPPPPPPPARDGENTQPKQICTFCLSNQRKLSKDRDRKTAIRS, via the exons ATGTCCTTCGCCACGCTGCGCCCGGCACCGCCGGGCCGCTACCTGTACCCCGAGGTGAGCCCGCTGTCGGAGGACGAGGACCGCGGCAGCGACAGCTCGGGCTCCGACGAGAAACCCTGTCGCGTGCACGCGGCGCGCTGCGGCCTCCAGGGCGCCCGGCGGAGGGCGGGGGGCCGacgggccgggggcggggggcCGGGGGGCCGGCCAGGCCGTGAGCCCCGGCAGCGGCACACGGCGAACGCGCGCGAGCGGGACCGCACCAACAGCGTGAACACGGCCTTCACGGCGCTTCGCACGCTGATCCCCACCGAGCCCGCCGACCGCAAGCTCTCCAAGATCGAGACGCTACGcctggcctccagctacatctcGCACCTGGGCAACGTGCTGCTGGCAGGCGAGGCCTGCGGCGACGGACAGCCCTGCCACTCCGGGCCCGCCTTCTTCCACGCGGCGCGCGCCGGCAGCCCCCCGCCACCGCCCCCGCCGCCTCCCGCCCGCGACGGCGAGAACACCCAGCCCAAACAGATCTGCACCTTCTGCCTCAGCAACCAGAGAAAGTTG AGCAAGGACCGCGACAGAAAGACAGCGATTCGCAGTTAG